From the genome of Natrinema marinum:
CGAAGATCACCGGGAAGATGTACTCCGAACGCCTCGGAAAGCTCAGCTTCGCGGTGTACTTCATCGGCTTTAACCTGCTGTACTTCCCGATGTTCCTCGCCTGGGAGACCCCCCGCCGGGTCTTCCACTACCCCGAGAGTACGCAACTGTACCACCAGATCGCGACGGTCGGGGCGTTCGTCCTCGGAGCGTCGGTCCTCCTCGTGATACTCACGCTCGCGAAGAGCCTGCGATCGGGCCCCGACGCTCCCGACAACCCGTGGACGTACTCGCGAACCGCCGAGTGGGCGATCCCCTCGCCGCCGCCGCTCGATAACTGGCCGAACCGGCCCAGCTACGCCAGCGGCCGACTCGAGTTCGTCGACGACGCGGCGACCGCGACCGACGGCGGCGTCGCGACCGGCAAGGACGCCGCTGGCACAGCGACGGCGAGCCACGAGGAGGAGCATGCGGACCACGCCAGCATCTGGCCGTTCGGCATCGGTATCGCGACCGCCGTGTTCTTCCTCGGCCTCAGCGGTATGACGCCGTACGTCTACACGTTCGTCAGCGAGCACATGCACGCCGGCGAGTTCATCACGCTGGCGGGGACGGCACCGGCAAAGAGCATCGTCTACCCGGTGCTGACCGCGATCGGCATCGGCCTGCTCGGGGTTACGCTGTTCAACTTCGGCCGCGAGCAGTTCGACGCTCCCGAGATGCTGGTCGCCGAACAGTGGCCGTTCGGCGGCATCAACAACGAAAAGCTCGGCGTCTGGTTCTTCCTGGCGTCGGACGTCGTCGTCTTCGGTGCCGCAATCGGTGCGTACGTCTTCATGCGCATCCACGGCGGCTGGAATAACTGGCATCTCGACGCCATCACCATGGCCGGCCTGTTCAACACGTACGTCCTCCTGACCTCGAGTTTCGCGGTCGTCGTGGCGCACGTGATGGCCGAACGCGGGAACAAGAAGGGACTGCTCGGCGCGCTCAGCGCTACGATCCTGCTTGGATTCGTGTTCATGGGCGTCAAGGCCTTCGAGTACACCAGCAAGTTCGCCGACGGTCACTACTGGTTCAGCGGGATCGAGTACTCGCTGTACTTCGTGACGACCGGCCTGCACGCGCTGCACGTCATCCTCGGGCTACTCATCGCCCTGTTCATGATCTACCGGATCGTGTCGGTCGATGCGTACCTCGAGGATCACATGCCGGTGGAGTACTTCGGCCTCTACTGGCACTTCGTCGACATCGTGTGGGTCTTCCTGTTCCCACTGTTCTACCTGATGTAGCGCCTCTGCGCTACACAGGTTCGTTTTTCGCGGTTTCGTGTTTTCCGACGCCGTAGGGCACCGTCTGACAGGCCAGTGACAACCTTGGACCGTCTCTCGCTCCGATCAGCAGTCGATTGCAGCCTGTGACGACGCTCGAGAGACCAGAGCGCACGGAATGTGTGTACGGGCCCAGCCGACGAGCAAGCCGCCTCACAACGCGGGACAGGGCGCCCGCTCACGTGCTGAGAGCAGGCGCTCGAGGTGCAGAACTAAAAAGAGACGCCGAGCGGCAGCAGCACGCTCACCCCGCCCAGACCAGCGCGTAGACGAAAGTAAACAGGAAGTAGATCAGGAAGACGGAGATTGCCGCCTTGAAGTGGAACGTGAACAAGTCGTACTCCTCGTCGTCGCGCTCCTCCTCGAAGGCCTCGAGTTCGGCCTCGGAACACTCCTCGGCGTGGTCGACGCCGATGTGGAAGGTTACGTACTGCTCGGATCGAAACGGCCGACCGCAGTACGGACAGGTCGCGCCGGGCGCGTGGTCCGGCGGCACGTCGTACTCTCGCTCGAGCGCGCTGTCGGTCGCCATTCGATCGGGTATTGCGGCGGCGCGAGGAAGTGTTTGCCGGTCTAGCTCGGGACGAACGGCGGGCTCATCGTCCCCTGGGAGACCAGATAGAGGCTCACCATCGTGAAAAAGACCATGACGACGATGAGCGGGTACTGGCTCCTGATCGCCTGGAGTTTGCCGGGGAAGAGGTCGAAGGAGACGGTGTGAGCGATCCACACCGCGAGGACGTGGCCGAGCAGGATGGCGGCGATCTCGAGGTAGCCGAACCAGCCGGGGAGGGCGTACTGGGTCGGGTTCGGCGGCGGGGAAAGCGGCGCTGCCACGGCGTCGACCAGCGACGGCCACAGCGAGAGCCCGAAGCCGACGTAGTGGGCGAAGTGGTAGCCGGCCGCGATGGCGAGCAAGGGTGCAGCAAATCGCAGCCCCAGATAGCGCCGGGAGAGGTACGTCTCGGCGCGCTCGCGAGTGCGGTCGATGGCGATCCAGTAGACCTTCCAGAACAGCCCGAAGCCGCCGACGAGCAAGGCCAGATAGACGAGCACCGGCGGGAGCCCGATTCCGACGAGGACTTCGATGGTCCGGACGCCCGCCGGCGTGACGATGAAGCCGCTGAAGGTCAGCTCCCAGACCAGCGCGAGGACGAATGCGACCAGCGAGGTGTCGGTGACGAGGTCGGCGTCGCTCAGTCGCGAGCCGGGGTATCGCAGCTCGAAGCCGTCGTCGGTGCGCTGGATCGGCGCGACGGCCCCGTAGAGCCGAAACCACAGCGAGAGAGGATCCCCGCGGCGAAACCACGTCGACGGCGAGAAGACGACCGCACTCGAGATGGTAAACAGCGAGTACATCAGGAGGACGGCCAGCAGCACGTCCGGCGACGAGGTCAGTGGCGCGACGATCTCGAGCCAGACGAACGTCAACAGCGCGACGACGGCAGGCCAGGACTCGAAAGCGTCCGGATAGGGCTCGTCGGCGGTCGGCAGCGCCTCGGCGATCCGCCGCCAGGGGTTGAGCGCCGGCCACGGGTTGCCGACGGTGTAGGTGACGATCGTCAGCAGAGCGCGACCGGCGACGAACGTGATCAGGACGGTCGCGCTCACCAGACCGATGTTGGGCCCGACGAGCCCGGCGGCGACGATGAGCGCGAGGCCCAGCAGTCCGACTGCGCCGAGTAACAGCGAACCGGCGGTCAGCAGTCGGTCCTTGGAGGTCTCGAGCGCGTGGTCGTGGTAGGTGCCGATCACGTCGCGGTCGGTGACGAGCATGGTCAATAGCGCCGACGCGCCAACGGTGCCGCCGCCGGTCGCGAGATAAAGCCACGTCGGAACAGTGACGTCGCCGCCGCCGGTCGTGAGGCCGGCGGCGACGTTGCTGGCGGCGGCGACGCCGGCACCGAGCCCGATGATCGCGAGCGTGGTGGCCAGTCCGATAGCGGTCCGGCGAGCGAGGGCCGAACGTCCACTCATTGCCGGCTAGTCGGAGCGGCGCCCCATCTACGTGTCGCTTCGGTCTCGAGGGCGACCGTCTCGGCTCGCGTTCGCCGCTTTTCCGGCGGACAGTTCCACTCGCACGGACGGCGGCGCGAGCGGGATGAGGTAAGGTATAAGTATCCGTCACCCACATTCCCCACTAATGGCGAGCCTTCGGACGTACGGCCTGATTTACGTGGCACTGATACTGCTAGCGACGGGGAAGTTCGTCTTCTTCCACTTCGACGGGATCTTCACCTATGGGATGGCCATCGGCGGAACGATGATTCTGGCGATCACCAAGACATCGCTCATCGCCGGCTACTTCCAGCACCTGAAAGACGAGCCCCGCTCGATCACTTACCTGATGCTCACCGCGGTGTTCATGGTCTTCCTGCTGACCCTCGCCGCGGGTTACTCGATCCAGTAAGCTCCTCTCGCCGCTTTTCACCCTCTGCTGTCGCTCGTCCGTCTATTCTGTTTGCTCGAAATCGAGCGAGAGCGTGACCTCGGTACTCGACTGCGGTCCGTTCGATCGGAAGCGAGACGCCCCGTCAGGTTAGCAACGCGAGCGTCTCGCGGGGGTCGACCAAGCCGCTGACCGTGACCATGACGCCCCAGATGCAGACGCCGAGCGCGATCACGCCGGCGAGAGTGGCGATCGTCGACACGTAGGGAACGAGGACGAGCACGGCAGCGCCCATACCCGCGGCGACCAGGGAGACGAGCGCCACCGAGCGGGCGACCCGGACGTAGTCGAAGGCGACCTCGCGATACATCACGACGACGTTGACCGCCGTGTAGATGCCGAAGGTGACGACCGTCGCGAACGCCGCGCCCGGAACGCCAAAGCGGGGGATCAAGAGTACGTTGAGACCGGCGTTGGCGATGGAGGTGAGGCCCTTGGCGACCGCCCGGTCGGACGCCCGGCCCAGGTAGTCGAGACCGTTGGTTGTCACGTTGGTGACGCCCTGAAAGACGACGTAGACCGCCATCAACTGGAGGACGGGGGCGGCGCCGGCGTACGCCTCGCCGAACACCAGCCGGACGGCCGGATCGGCGACGAGGATCAGGCCGACGGCCGCGGGGATGTAGAGCATGAGGACGTACTGTAGCGTCGACTCGTAGATCCGGGCGGCCTCCTCGAGCGCGTCGTTGGCCTTCTGCTCGCCGTAGGTCGGCGAGACGGAGAAACCGAGCGAGCCGGCGGGAACGAGGATGAACTCGGATATCTGCTTGCTGAGGACGTAGTAGCTCACCGCGAGGGGATCGAGGAAGAAGCCGACGAGCACCGTGTCGATCCGATTGTCGATGACGCTGGCGCTGGTTGAGGCGGTCAAGGGGATACTGTACCGGAACATCCGGTTGCGGAGCGATTTGTCGCCGCCGCCGTCGTCGTGGGTCGCGTAGAACCGCCGGTAGAGGAAGATCAGCCCGACGAGCGCTGCGAAGGTCGCGCCGACCAGATAGCCGAGCATGGCACCGACGACGCCGAACCCGAGAAGGGTCAGGGCGACGACGAGGACGACGCGCGTGACGTTGGCGACGACGCTGAGGACCGCGCTGAGTTCGACCCGGTTGAACCCCTGAAAGAGCGTCTGCCCGTAGGAGTTCAGCGACTGAAAGACGAGGTAGACGCCGCCGACGAGCAGGGGTGTCGCCGCTTCGGGCGTATTGAGCAGGGCTGCAATCCGCTCGTGGCCGACCACCATCGTCCCGGTGACGACCGCGATCAACACCAGTCGGTAGCCGAACGACGTTCGGAGAATGTAGGGGATTTTCCCGTCGTCGGTCTCCTTGTACTCGGCGATGTAGCGCGCGGCGGAACGAGCGCTGCCGAGGTCGGTGAACATGCCCGCAACGCCGATGACCGCGATCGCGAAGAACAGCAGTCCGTACTCGTCTGGCGTGAGCAGCGTCCGCGCGAGCAACAGCATCAACAGCCCGTTGGCGACGTTGGTGACGAGTCGCGCCCCCAGCGTCGCCTTGAAGCCGTCGACGATCCGCTCAGTGACCGACATCGATCCTAGTGAGCACCGAGGCGGTCGGACGGCCGCGACGCCCCGACAGCGTCGACTCCGCGCTCGCGACTCGAGAGAGCGCCGACGGACGGACCGGTCGGTATCGACGGGAGGACACGTTCCTGATCACTGGGCTGACGGTCACGGACTGACGACATTGTTATCGCCCACCTACCCCGAATCGGACCTCGACGGGCAGCCGAAAGGATGCCGTAACCGGCGGCCGTCGTCCGTCTCCGTCGACTGAGGGCGACCGGGTTCGACGGTCGCGGAGTTTCACGTTTCGGGGTCGTCCGCGGACGCCAACGTTCCCGCGACCGAGACAGTCGTCGAGCGTAGCACTGACCGTTTTCCGTTCGATTCGCGTACGTCTACCCAGATGACGCGGACAGCCACGATCGTCGACACGTACCGGCTCGCACCGGAGGTCAAGGGATTCCGCCTCCGCGTCCCCGGCGAGGAACTCGCGTTCGATCCCGGGCAGCACACCACCGTTCGGTTCGACGCCGACGGGAAGGAGGTCGTCCGCCCGTACAGTCCGACGACCCTCCCCGGCACCGACGAGATCGAGATCGGCGAGTTCGAGGGGAACCTCTCCCTCGAGGAGCCCGACCGCGATATCGCTCTGCTCGCGAGTGGGACCGGCCTCACGCCGTTGCTCTCGATCCTCCGGCAGTACGCCCGCGACGGCAGCGGCGACGCGCACCTCGTCTTCGGCGAGCGGACGGCCGACTCGATCTTCCACCGGAGCACGCTCAACGAGCTGGCCGCAACGTACGACTCCGTTACGGTGACCTACACCCTGTCGGACCCCGGGTGGGACTGGCTCGATCGCGCCGGCTACGTCCAAGAGCACGTAGAAGACCTCTTCGACGGGTTCGAAGAGCGGGATTGCTACGTCTGCGGTGTCCCGGCGATGGTCGTCGAGACGACCGAGCGGCTCCGGGAGCTGGGCGCCCCCGACGAACGGATCCACAGCGAGGGGTGGGAATCGGACGCGGCCGCCGACGAGCGAGACTGAGCGAGGGAGTGGACTCGTCGGCGACGCATCGGTCGCTCGAGCGGGCGCAGAACACGCAGGCCGAACCTCCTACTGTCCGTGATAGAAAGGTTACGACGGGACCGCTCTCGAGCGGACATCGGTCCGCGGTCGGAAGCATGGAAGCGCTGAACATCGCATTGGTCACGATCGGGACGCTGACGCTGGTCCTCAGCCTCGTCTCCGGATTGCTCCAGGACAGGGCGTACCTCCCGTCCGAGCCGATGGCAGCGGCGACCCTCGGCGTCGTGCTCGGCCCGATCGGCCTGAACCTCCTCCACCTCGAGGGTTTCGACGACCCGTTTCTCGTCTTAGAACAGTTCGCCCGGATCACGGTTGGGCTCGCCGTCATGGCGGCCGCGCTCAGGCTCCCGAGCGGGTACGTTTCGGACAACGACCGAGGAATGGCGGCGGTCCTCGTCCCGGGAATGGTCGCCAAGTGGCTCGTCAGCAGCGCCCTCGTGTACGCGCTCGTGGGCGTCCCGGTCTGGATCGCACTCCTCATCGGCGCAGTCGTCACGCCCACCGATCCGGTGCTGGCCGGAACGATCGTCACCGGTAACGCCGCAGAGCGGTACATCCCGGAATCGATTCGGAACCTCCTGACCGCCGAATCGGGAGCCAACGACGGCCTTGCGTACCCGCTCGTCTTCCTCCCACTGTTGGTGCTCCAGCATCCGCTCGATCGGGCGCTCACCGATTGGGCGCTCGGAGCGCTCCTCTGGGGGGTCGGCGCGGCCGTCGCCATCGGTGCAGCCGTCGGTGCAACCGCCGGCTGGATCGAGCGCCAATCCAGCGAACACGCCTTCCTCGAGGAGTCGTCGCTGTTGAGCGTCACCGTCGCGTTCACGTTCGCCGTCCTCGGGGGCGTCAAGCTACTCGGCAGCGACGGCATCCTCGCAGTCTTCGTCGCCGGATTGCTGTTCAATCGCTTCGCCGAGTCGACCGACGAGATCGACGAACAGAAGGTCCAAGAGACGGTGCTCCGCCTGTTCACCTTCCCGATCTTCGTCCTCTTCGGGCTGGTGATTCCCTGGAAGCAGTGGCTCGAGCTCGGGTGGTCGGGTGTGGCGCTCGCGGCCAGCATTCTCCTCCTGCGACGCACGCCGATGATGCTCGTGTTCGACCGGTTCGTCGACGATGTCGACGCCCGCGGCGCGGTCTTCGCGGGCTGGTTCGGCCCGATCGGCATCGCGGCCATCTTCTACGCGACCGTCGCCCACCGCGTTCTGGGCACCGAGATCGTCTGGAGCGTGACCAGCCTCGTCGTCGCGAGTTCGATCCTCGTCCACGGCCTCACGGCGACGCCGCTGACGAAGCTGTACGGCCACGCGATGGACGAAAACCACCGCCAATCGGAGGATACCGACCGCTCCGACTCGTCGTCCGCGTTCGCCGACGGGTGAGGCGGGCGATCGGGCCGAGTTCGATGCACGCTCCTCGAGCGTCCAGCTCTTCGAGAAACGAGCGGCAGAAAGAAGATCGAACGAGCGACAGGGACGCGCAGGTACTGCTCGGACGCGTTACTCGTTGCCGAACATCTGGCGCATCATCGGATGCATCTCCATGAGCTGTTCCTCGGCGATCTCCTCGTACAGCTTGTACGTGATCGAGACCGCGAGCAGCAGGCCCGTCCCGGAGACGTTCCCGATGGTGCCGAGCATGTTGGCCCAGACGGCCAGCAGCCCGACGAGCGCGCCGCCGATGACGGTCACCTGCGGGATATACCGCTCCATGACCTTCTCGATGACGCCGACGTTCTGTCGGAAGCCGGGGATCTGCATCCCGGAGTTCTGGATCTGTTTCGCCGTCGATTCGGGACCCATGTCCGTCGTCTCGACCCAGAAGATGGCGAAGATCGCACCGCCGACGACCATGAACGTGACGTCGATGCCGATGCGGATCATCACCTGCCACCACTCCTGGGCGACGTTCGCCGTCCACCACATCCAGTCCCGCGGCGAGTAGATCGGCGCGAGATAGTAGAACAGCCCGCCGGTGGGCTGGCCTTGTGAGTAGACACCGAGCCAACTGGGCATGCTCGCCAGCTGACGGTTCAGAATCTGGCCCATGAACTGGACGTTCGCCTGCACTGCGCGAACGAGGATCATCGGCAGGACGCTCGCGTAAATGAGCTTCACGGGGAAGCGACCGCGTGCGCCCTTCACTCGAGCGTGGCTCAACGGGATCTCGACACGGACCGACTCCGCGTAGACGACGATCCCGAAGATGAGCAGCGTCGTCAGCAGGGCGATGATGTGCCCCTGGTTGATGAGCAGCGCCTGCAGCCCTTCGCCGGAGATGATCGAGCCGACTTCAACCTGGCCCGTCAGAATGCGGTACCAGTCGAAGAAGAACCCGCCGGCCGCGGGCTGAATGAACCCGGTGACCAGACGTTGGCTCACACCGGCGATGATGAACAGGCCGATCCCGCTGCCGACGCCCCATTTGCTGACGACCTCGTCCATGTAGAGGATGAGGACGCCACCGATGAAGATCTGGGCGAAGATCAGCAACTGGACCTGCGTCTGCCCGAGGGCGAGTCCCCCGAGTTGCAGCGACGACTGGGCTGGCAGGAAGCCGCCGGCGAACACCATCGGCAGTCCGGTCAGGATCACCATCAGGACGACCAGCACTTTCTGGAGACCCTGATAGAGGACCTGATCACGCGGGTCGTCCGTGTCGAGCCCGAGCAGGTTCGCCCCGCCGAGCAGCTGTAAGACGATGCTCGCGGTGACGATCGGTCCGATACCGACCTGCAGCACCGACCCCTGAGAGCCGGCGAGGATCGCGCGGAACTGCCCGAAGAGGTCGTTCGCCCCGCCCGACTGCAGACCGAACAGCGTGACGTTCGTCAGGAAGAAGTACAACATGAGGATGCCCGCCGTCCACATTAGCTTGCGCTTGAAGGGGACGTGCCCCTCCGGACGGCGCACTGCTGGCATCCGCGTCAAGACCGGTTCAGCGGCTTCCTTCCATCCCATAGGTTATTCCTCGTCCTGTTCAGCGTCGGCTTCGGCCTCGTCCTCGGCCGCCCGCTCCTCGCCGCGCTCGGAGAGAACCGCCTCGCCGCCAGCGGCCTCGAGTTTCTCTTCCGCTGCGTCGGAGAAGGCGTCCGCGGTGACGGTCAGTTCGTTGCGAACCTGCCCCGAGCCGAGGACCTTGACGACGTCGACCTCGTGGCCGTCCTCGACGATATCGCGCGCGTCGAGTTCGTAGCCGCCGTCGGTCTCCTCGGCGAGGTCGTCGGCGACGTAGAGGATCGCGTCCTCGTCGAGTTTCTGGACGTCGATCTCGGCGACATCCTCGCGGATGTCGTGCGGTCGCTTGAAGCCGTGTTTGCCCTTCGGTTCGTAGTTGTGGAACTCGTGTTTGCTGCGCCCGGCACGGCCGCGTCCACCGCGGTGGCCCGCACCGCGTCGATTCTTGTGGGAACCGCCGCTGTGGGTCCGCGAGCCGCGCTGGCGTCGTTTTTTGCTCGTCATGGTTATCGCATCGATTCTAGCAGGTCGTTAATCTGCCCCGTTGTATGCTTTCCGAGTTGGCCGCCCTCGACGGTCGGCTTCTTGATACCGTCGTGACCTCCCCGCGGCGGGTGAAGTCGAAGCGTCGGTGACAGTCCCTCGTCACGAAGCGTCGTCTCCTCCGCGAGGAGCGCCTCGGCAAGGCCGCCGAAATCGTCGTACTCGGTGTGCTCGGCGAGCCACTCCTCGTCGACGTCCGCCTGCTTGCCCTCGAGGGGCTCCGCTCGCTTCGCGAGCAGGGTCTCGAGCACGTCGGCATCGGGCTCGCCGACGGCGACGTAGTCGTTGACCTTCGCGATCATCCCCTCGTACGCATCGGTCTCGGGGACGAGCGTGCAGTGGTTGACGTTGTGGATGTTAAGCATCGACAGGGTGTCCTGAACGTCTTCCTGTCGATTCACTTCGCCGCGAATCTGGACGATCGCCTTCATCACTCGCTCACCTCGGCACCCTCGCTGCCGCGATTCCGGCGCGGCCGGCGCGACTGAGAGGCGTTCTCGAGGGCGTTGAACGTCGCCTTCGCCAGGTTCACCGTCGTTCGGGTGTTGCCGTGGCTCTTGGTCCAGGCGTTCTCGATGCCTGCCAACTCGAGGACGTGCCGGACGGTGTCACTGGCGGCCAGCCCGAGCCCTTCGGGGGCGGGGATGACCTCGACCTCGACGGAGCCGGCCTTGCCGGTCGTCCGTCGGGTCAGCGAGTGGGGCCGGTCCGAACGGTCCTCCCAGGACCCCGATCCGCGGGGCACCTGGATCATGTTCAGCTTCGCGATACCGATCGCCTTCTGGATGGCAGAGCCGACCTGATCGTCTCGGCCTTCGGCGTAGCCGATGAAGCCGTCGCGGTTGCCGACGGCGACGACACAGCGGAACTTCACGCGTCGTCCGGAGTCGGTCATCCGCTGGACCATGTTGATGTCCAGCACCTCGTCTTCCAGTCCGGGAAGGAGCTGGTCGACGAGTTCGGGCTCCTTCAACGGGAGGCCCGAGTTGAGGGCGGTCTCCATATCGTCGATCTCGCCCTCTTGGACCATCCGACCGAGACGGGTGACGGGTTCCCATCCACTGTCGTTGTAGTTGTTTCCACTCATTCGAGAATCGCCTCTCGTACCTCGTCGAAGTGTTCGGGTAGTTCGGTCGCGTCGAACTCGCCGCTGTACAGCGACTCGTCTAACTGTTCGGCGTACTCGGCGATGTGTTCGCCGCGGGTACGCGACCAGTCAGCCAGCACGCTGTCGTTGTGCGGGATCTCGAGGCCGGCGTCGATGGCCCCTTCCTGCACCGCGAACACCTTGTTGCCGGGCGTGGCCGTGTTGAGGCCGATGTCGAGGACCGCTTCCTCGAGACCAGCCTCGACGGCTCGTGTGCCGGCCAGCAGGCCGGTCAGGTACGCCGCGGAGATGTTGCTCGTGGGAGCGTCCCAGCCGTACTCTGCGAGATCGCTCGAGTGTGCGCTCGCGAGCGTCTCGTCGCCCTGTGGTCCGGGAGTGATCAGCTGCGCCGTAGTGTGCTTGTTGCTCTTGCGAGCGACGAGGCGGGGCTTGCCCGATTTCAGCAGGCGCAACCTCTGGTGGTAGTCCGTCCGGACCTCACGGCGACGCCGCATCGGTACTTTGTATCGTGGTCCTGTCGCCATTATTGGTCACCGTAGTTGTCGTCGATGTAGTTCAACAGGTACCGGACGCTGCGGAACTCCCCGCCGCCAGCCTTCTTGTAGAGCTCGCGGTACTGCGTGGGCGTCAGCTCGCCCTTGTCGCGGAGTTCGCGCAGCTTCCGTCGCTGTGCGCGGATCTTGTTCTGCCACTCCTCTTTCTCGTTCTGGCGTGCGCCTTTCTTGCCGCGGCGCTTGCCCTGGCCCTTCTGGTGGCCGTATGCGCGTTTCTCGTTGCGCTCGCGGGCGCGACCGCGGGAGTTGCCCGACGAGTCGGCCGCCCGAATGCGACCCTCGTCGACCAGTTCGCGGATCTCGTCGCGAGTGATCGCTTCGGCGATGTCGCCCTGGGCGTCGGGGTCGAGCCAGACGCGGTTCTTGCCGACGTCCAAGACGTCGGCAGCCAGTCGCTTCTGTGCGGAGAGATCAGTCATCTGCTTCCACCTCGACTTCCTCGTAGGTCGGGTTCAGGACGCGGACGCCCTGTTCCTCGGCCTGTTCTTCGATACGTTCGCGCTTGCGCGCACCGACCGCCGAGGCGATCCGAACCGCCTCGCGGTCGCCGTCGACGCCCTCGAGGTCGTCGAGATTTTCGACGTAGACCTCCTCGAAGCCGCTCGGGTGTTTGCCTCGGACGGCCGTCGGCGTTCGGTAGCCGGCCTGGACTTTCGGGCCCTTGCCCTTGACGCCGCGGCGCTGCTTGGACAGCGTACCGCGGGGCCGACGCCAGGATTCCGGCGTCCGCTTTTTCTTGTGGTAGTCCTGCCGGTTGAACTGCGGTTTCCCCTCGCTTTTCCGCCGAGCGAGGAGTCGCTCCTCGTTCTCGGAGAGGTCGGGCGTCTTCTCGGTCAGCCCGCGGGGCTGCAGTTCGGTCTCGACGTCTTCGGCGGGTTCCTCCGCTTCCTCGGCGCCCTCGTCCTCGATCTCGGCCTCGGTCTCCTCGGTGACCTCGAGGTCACCGACGTCGGCTTTGATGCGGGCCGCGAGCGCGTTCCCGATGCCCTCTGCATCGGCCAGGTCGTCCTGGTCGGCTTCCTTGACGTCCTCGATGGACTCGAAGCCGGCCTCGCGCAGGGCCTCGGCCTTGCTCTCGCCGACGCCGCTGATGTCCTCGAGCGTCTGTGGGTCGTCGTTGTCGTCTGCCATCTATCAGACACCTCCTTTGGCGGGTTTGTTGGTGATGTAGACCCCGTCCTGGAAGATGCGGGTGTCCTTGCCGCTGACCTTGGTCAGCTGCTCGATGTCAGCTGCCGTCTGCCCGACGTGGTCTTTGTTCGGGCCGGAGAGGACGAGCTGCTCGTCGTCGACGCTGACCTCGGTGTCACCGTGGATAGTCGTTCGTCGCGGTGCCTTTTCGCCGAGGAAGTTCTCGATGACGACTTCCTCACCCTCCACGCGGACCTGCATCGGGAAGTGAGAGTAGAAGACCTCCATCTCGTACTCCCAGCCCGCGGTCACGCCGTGGAAGGCATTGGTGATGTGGCTCTCGAAGGTGCCGACGGTCGAGTTCGTCTTCGCGTCCTCGGCGTCGCTTTCGATGACCACCTGGTCGTCGTCGACCTCGACGATCACGTCGGGGTACCAGAGGCGGCGCGTAACGCTGCCTTCCGGCCCTTCGACGGTCACGTCGAACCGATCGACCTCGACGGTTACGTTTTCGGGAATTTCCAGTTCGACTCGCATTGTTAGTAGACGTACGCGATCACCTGGCCCCCAATACCCTGCTCACGCGCCTCGTAGTGGCTCATGATGCCACTGCTCGTCGTGACGACGAGGGCACCGAAGTCTCGAGCGGGGAGATACCGTTTCTCCCACTTCTCGAAGTCCTGGGCGCCGACCGCGTAGCGGGGCTTGATGGGGCCGCACTCGTTGATCGCTCCTTTCAGTTCGACCTCGAACTGACCGGCTTTGCCGTCGTCGACGTACTCGAAGCCGTCGATGTACCCGCGGTCGTAGAAGACCTCGAGCACGCTGCCGATCTCGTTCGAGGCGGGCGTTACCTCGTGGGTGAGATGACCCACGCTCTCGGCGTTGTCGAGTCCCGAGAGCGCGTTGCTGAGTGGATCGTTTCCGGTCATGTTATCGATACTTCTTGAATCCCATGTCGCGGGCGATCTCGCGGAAGCACTGTCGGCAAAGGTTGATGTCGTACTTGCCGACGAGCCCCTGCTCGCGGCCACAGCGCTGGCAGGACTCGATCTGTCCCGTGCGCTTTGCCGCGTGCTCGCCCGTG
Proteins encoded in this window:
- a CDS encoding 50S ribosomal protein L32e encodes the protein MADDNDDPQTLEDISGVGESKAEALREAGFESIEDVKEADQDDLADAEGIGNALAARIKADVGDLEVTEETEAEIEDEGAEEAEEPAEDVETELQPRGLTEKTPDLSENEERLLARRKSEGKPQFNRQDYHKKKRTPESWRRPRGTLSKQRRGVKGKGPKVQAGYRTPTAVRGKHPSGFEEVYVENLDDLEGVDGDREAVRIASAVGARKRERIEEQAEEQGVRVLNPTYEEVEVEADD
- a CDS encoding 50S ribosomal protein L6 gives rise to the protein MRVELEIPENVTVEVDRFDVTVEGPEGSVTRRLWYPDVIVEVDDDQVVIESDAEDAKTNSTVGTFESHITNAFHGVTAGWEYEMEVFYSHFPMQVRVEGEEVVIENFLGEKAPRRTTIHGDTEVSVDDEQLVLSGPNKDHVGQTAADIEQLTKVSGKDTRIFQDGVYITNKPAKGGV
- a CDS encoding 30S ribosomal protein S14 yields the protein MSESETENDRTGEHAAKRTGQIESCQRCGREQGLVGKYDINLCRQCFREIARDMGFKKYR
- a CDS encoding 30S ribosomal protein S8, which codes for MTGNDPLSNALSGLDNAESVGHLTHEVTPASNEIGSVLEVFYDRGYIDGFEYVDDGKAGQFEVELKGAINECGPIKPRYAVGAQDFEKWEKRYLPARDFGALVVTTSSGIMSHYEAREQGIGGQVIAYVY